The Castanea sativa cultivar Marrone di Chiusa Pesio chromosome 4, ASM4071231v1 sequence tcaaaatcaaggttctttcaatcttggatggccacaacaagatcacacacaataacatgtaccaAGTTTAGCGAAGAGTAACTTGTGaggtgtgtgcaactagcaaaagttTGAAAcacatgtgaggtgataagtagatagtaattaatcacaatttttacaaaatccatcacataaattaaaaagagaCTACgccttaaagagttacatcatataactcccacatctcctagaataaaagcttgcaatcatgtaattttattgaatttgcctcataatgtacacaccaattttatttgattgaattAATAgtagtccaataatgtacacaccaatttaagcatttaaaccgaggctacaccttatgttctttttgtgcatgtgttaCACTTTTTCGAGCACAAGACCTTAAGATATACACttaggtgttcatgattggctagtaaacagtggtgagatggttatttatacatTTCTCAACAAGTTCAAgtccaacaataaaaaaaatgtgatttcaGAATCAAGGTCATGTGATCAAGAACTATAAACATCTTTCCACACAACACGcactacaaaactcaaactagtaaaatataataaataagctcatccaagctaaataaggtacatagacatgttatgtaaaaataaattggtcaaccttgatttcaaatccaagaaaaataatgcaaaacacattttgctttccttttcccttttatttttacttttttttttttttttgaaaagaaataacaaagaCAATCcttgaatgaaatgcatgaatgttatgcaatgcaaatcctagaaaaaaaaaaccaaaacaacgaaagaagaatggtcacaaagaaaagagcaatgaagcacaaggaccatggaAACCAAAGATAATCAGGGACAAAGAATGACACCAATGACTTGACGAAGTGTCTCAAACTTACTtctatcaagaggtttggtgaagatatcagcATTCTAACGTTCAGTAGGAATATACTTAAGAACCATAATCTTTTTTTCAACAAGATCCCTAATAAAGTGATATCTaatctctatgtgtttagtTTTAGAGTGTTGGACAGGATTCTTAGAGATATCAATAGCACtagaattatcacaataaacaacCATGGTGTCTTGTGTTATTCCATAATCacttaacaactttttcatccaaagaagTTGTGAACAACAACTTGTAGCAGCAATATATTTTGCTTCTGCTGTAGACAGAGAGACATAATTTTGCTTTTTACTTATCCAAGCAACAAGATTGGCTCTTACATAAAAACACCCACCAGTGGTGCTTTTTCTATCATCGGCATTGCCAGCCCAATCCGAATCAGAAAAACCAGCAATAAACAAATTTGACTCTTTCTATAGAACAAACCATAATCACAAGTTCCACTAacatattttatgattcttttaaCATTCAAATGTGAAACTTTAGGATTAGATTGAAATCTAGAGCATACACCAACAATGAAAGCAATGTCTGGACGACTTGTAATTAAATACAAAAGGCAACCAATCATGCTTCTATATAATGTAACATCTACAGACTCACCTGAAGGATCATTGGTTAACTTTACATTAGTAGCCATTGGTGTTCTAGCATGTGTAGCCTTATCAAGTCCAAATCTCTTGACTAGATTTTTGGCATATTTTGCTTGGTTGATGTAAATACCAGAATCCATTTGCTTCACTTGTAATCCCAAGAAATAAGTTAGTTCACCGACCATACTCATTTCAAAcatcttcttcatttcatctgcaaaaTACTAAGCAAGAGAATCATTAGTAGCACCAAAaacaatatcatcaacataaatttGAGCTACTACAAAATAATTCTTATCATTTTGTATATAGAGAGTAGTATTAGCAAATCCTCTTTTGAATCCATGCTCAATGAGATAAAAGGTCAACCTATCATACCATGCCCTAGGAACTTATTTCAAACCATAAAGGGCTCTCTTCGACCTGTAGACATCATCCAGTCTGTGAGGATCAACAAATTCTTTTGGTTGTTCAATATATACCTCTTTTTGCAACATTCCATTCAAGAAAGCACACTTGACATCTATTTGATACAACTTAAAATTCAAATGACTTGTTATGACCAGAAGTATCCTAATGGATTCCAGTCTTGCTACTAGTGCAAAAGTCTCATAAAAAACAATCCCTTCCACCTGTGTGTAACCTTGAGCAACAAGTCTTGTATTTCTAATAACTGTACCATGTTCATCTGACTTGTTCTTAAAAATCCACTTAGTTCCAATCACATTTACTCATTTTGGTCTAGGAACTGATTCCCACACATCATTCCAAACAATTTGATGAAGCTCTTTATGCATTGAATTAACCCAATCAGCATCTTAAAGTGCCTCATCCACCTTTTCGGTTCAAATTGGGATAGATAGCATGAGTGAGTAATAATATTCAAGACTTTAGATCTCAATCTCATGTTATCATTCAAAATTCCCAATATGTTTGTGACAGGATTATTTAACTTTACTCTAGAAGATGGACCTTTGACTAGAGATGTGGAGGTACCTTTTTGTTCTGATGAAGGACCACGCTCACCTTGTTCTTGTTGAGTTTCATGAACCGGTGTAGATGGTTTTGGACTTGATGGCATTGAAACAACATCATTCAACAACAGTAGCTCTTCATCACTATACTTCCCAATATAATCATTAGGAATGGGATCATCAACTTTCATAGTCTTTTCTTGAACCAGAGGAGTGTTTTCTGAATGAGTTTTTGAACACAGTTCATCATTGATAACCACATTTGAAGACTCCATGACTGTTTTAGTTCTAAGGTTGTATACTCTGTAAGCTCTACTAGTGGAGGAGTATCCCAGAAAGTATCCTTTGTCGTTCTTTGCATCAAACTTTTCTAAGTTCTCCCTATCATGCAAAATATAACAGTCACTGCCAAATATCCGGAAGTATTCGACAACAtgcttctttcttctccagAGTTTATAGGGAGTTTTCTTAGAATTTGGTTTGAAATACACCCAATTGAGTGTATGGAAAGCAGTGTTAACAGCTTCTCCCTAGAAAGATTTGGGCAATTTTTTGTTGGGTAACATGGCACGAGCCATCTCTTGAACAACCCTACTCTTCCGTTCCACTAttccattttgttgtggtgCCTTGGGTGAAGAGAACTCTTGATGTGTGCCTTGATCATAGCAAAAGGTAGCCagctttgtgttttcaaattctcTTCCATGATCATTCCTAATTCTAGCTATCACAGTGCCTTTCTTAACTTGTAATTTCTTGCACGAGTGTACCATCTTTTCAGGAGCCTCAACTTTATCTCTCAAAAGCACAACCCAAGTATATCTAGTAAAATCATCTACAACAACTAGAATATAGTTCTTTCCACCTAAACTCTGAACTCTAACAGGACCCATAAGATCAATGTGCAACAACTCAAGAGGTCTGGAAGTTTGAACTTCAGTTACAGACGGATGCTTGGACTTCACTTGTTTACCCATCTGACATGGTCCACAGATGCACTTTGctatcttctcaaacttgggcAAACTAATAATGGCATCACACTTGGAAATCTTTTCTAATTGCTTGTGATTTGCATGTCCCAGCCATTGATGCCATAAATCTACTTGATTGATCTTTGCACTAAAACACTTGTTGCTTATACTTGGTGTTAGACCATAGCAGTTGTCAGTTGTCCTCACACCAATACACTTACAGTCACCTCCTCCATCAAGTATCTCACATTCATACTTGGTGAAGAGAACATTCAGTCCATTGTCACAAATCTGACTAATGCTGAGTAAGTTAGCTTTCAACCCATCAACATATCAAACATCTTCAAAAATTGGCAACCTTGGAATGTCCATAATGCCAATGCCTCTTATTACAGATTTGCTTCCACCTCCAAATGTGACTGTCCCAATCTTTCCTTCAAAGAGTGTCTTGAATAAGGCTTTATTTCCTATCATATGCCTGGAACAACCACTATCCAAATACCAAAGACAAGAATCACGTGCCTTTAAAATGGTTAAAGCAGTATAACACACATAATTATCATCACATGTAATTATACCAAGATACTCAAGGAAACACTTAACAAAAGCAACAAaagatacaaaacaaaaatagacagGATGAAACATTAGCAATAAGAACTTCTAAGAAtccatgacaacaagggtcaaggatcaactcttagatcaaaggatctaaacacaagagctaacttgctctgataccacttgaacGTTTTAAGACCCCTTAAATACAaacagattaacctagttatttagccaaatgattaacttaggtaaattatgtagatctaggttaacacatataaatcatatcattgaaacggtgcagaaaataaataacacaacgatatgataacttaggaaaactaaaccggtaaaaaatctggggaggatttaacctaactatcctcaaggtaaaacgaatccactataaaagaattgaaatttacacaatagtgacttagaccactaacatcctattgctacctcaagtaagaaacttactaccacgaccacgtgacagctctgagtctatggactacttctttctcagattcacagcaagtacaagcactcccgcttgtgtatctttaagctcttaatgcagcaactaaatgatcatcaagtttttgacatcaatctcgatcttgataaccctaaatatatgtgaaggcaaacacctctagatctcataagagattcacatacacagcataaacaacaactgCAACAACATTAAAACATGGCTAGGgctttcccttttatacctagggtcgaacataaaaccctacacgacAAACTGtgcttgggttgagttggaaaaattctatagaaaaacaatctgcTCGAGCTTCAatcgatcaagtctaattttcgatcgatcgagccagacagatttacacaataaatcttacagtgcactcgattccaactttacacaaaaaaaaaactttgagcaagtctaaaaacaagactaaacgttttgatcatggttttatcaacattacaaaatgaagttctaatatatttaaacctaaagtcttagaacccaacaccAACCATTTAATGTGGAGGAATTTGTGAGAATTTACAAGAAACTTCTCACAAATATCTCATTTATTCCTTGAGACACCCACCTTTACCCTTTATATCCCCCAAGGATGCTTCGTCACTTCCCATCATCTCTTTGGACCACCTCACTCCTCAGGCCATAGATGCTCCTTCAAGAGGAATGATTGAAGGCTATAGCTGTGCTTCCAATTTTCGGTCCTTGAGTCCCCACAATTAGTAATTACCAACTcccatcttattttattttctattactTCAACCCTAACTTCTGAtattttaatctatttttatgGAGCACACAAAGGGTGTAACTATTACTAGGTTATTGATTCGACCAACTTCTAATATCTTAATCTATTTGTATTTAATAGTTGAATTTTTGATGTGCATATATATGTTACATGAAAATGTTGGTGTAGGAAGCAAGACATAGCAATAAGATACACACAATTATGCATTCCTTGCTTATGTTCTACCTTTCCTTCCTTTTCATTACACCCCTCCTTATCAAATGGCATCCCTTATCTACATCGtccccttccttctctttacaCACTTCGTCACCAAATGGCTTTTCACAACCTCAACCACTCAGAAAAACCTACCACCTTCACCACCTAAGCTTCCAATCTTTGGAAACCTACACCAACTAGGCCTATATCCGAACTGCTCCCTCGCCACTCTAGCTCAACGCCATGGCCCCCTAATGCTACTTCACTTTGGCAGTTGACCTGTTCTTGTTGTCTCATCCGCGGACATTGCTAGAGAGGTCATAAAAACACATGATGCTATCTTCTCAACAAGACCAAAACTAAGCATCAATGATAAACTTCTCTACAAAGGTAAGGATCTTTCAACAGCTTCTTATGGTGAGTATTGGAAACAAATGAGAAGCATTTGTGTCCTTCAGCTTTTAAGTAACAAGAGGGTTCAATCTTTTCGAGCTgtaagagaagaagaagaagtaaaccTTTTCATTGAGAAGGTCAAAGAGTCTTATTCATTGTCATTGCCAGTGAGTTTAAGCGAATTGTTTGCCAACCTTACTAATGATGTGATATGTAGGGTGGCTTTTGGGAAAAAGTATAGTGGAGATGAAGGTGGAAGAAAGTTTAATGAATTGTTGGGAGAACTTATGAGACTACTGGGTGTTTTTCATGTGGGGGACTTTATCCCATCGCTTGCTTGGGTATATCATATCAATGGTTTTGATGCTCAAGTGGACAAAGTTGCTAAagagtttgattagtttatGGAAGACATACTTGAGTAACACATAATGTATAGAGTAAGAAGAGAGAGCAATGGAGATGGAAGTAATCGAGGTGAATATAAAAAGGATTTAGTAGATGTTTTGCTTGAGATCCAAAAGGATAATTCAGCTGGTCTTGCCATTGACAGAGAACACATCAAAGGTCAAGTCTTGGTAAATTTCTAATCTATCTTTCTATTTGTGTGGTACACGTTGGTCTTGGTGTCCTTGACCTTTTGAGTATCCTTTGTATTTCCCATTGCAATTCTATTACAATGATAttcacaagaaaaatgagacaaaaaggaaagaagaataTAAACAATACTTAATACAAAATATGACTTGGGGGTGtcttgagaaacaaaaataattgtaacatgaAAGTCTTGATaatatgaaaccaaaaaaatccaTTACACAACCAACTAATATAAAGAGTGTGAAATCACTCCATAGCATTATAATCCTCCCACATTTTACGACAAATATCATCCTGTTTTTGAACccattctctattttcttcttgGACTTCCCTTTGTGATTGTTGGACTCTTCTACTTGTACTGTCATTTGCAAGTGGACTACCACGAAGCCCGTTGCTCATAATTGAGTCTAAAGGGTCAACTCCTATTATATGATTGTGAATTATGCAACAAGCTAAGACTACATCCACTTGTGTTGGGAATGACCAAAAAGGTTCCGCATCTAACACTCGGAAACGTTTCTTCAAAACCCCAAAACAACGCTCAATGCTAGTGCGTAAAGAAGAATGGCGAAGATTGAATAATTCTTTGTCATTACTTGGCGGGTTATCACTAAACTCTTTCAAATGGTAACGAATACCACGATAAGGGGATATAATTCCTTTCCAAACTCCATAACCAGCATCACCAAGATAATATTTACCTACACGTCCATAgtcaaaaggaaaataaatcaCTCCAAAAGCTATTATCCATATTAAAATCATTTTCTATTCCTATAATACCTTCAGGAATTTTTAATCCCCTTGGCCTAGAGAGTGCGTCATTTAAGACACGTGAATCATGTGCACTTCCTTCCCAACCAGCTAATACATAAGTGAATTTTAAGTCAAAGGTAGCAGCAGCAAGGACATTTTGTGTTGTTCCATCCTTTCGGCCGCGAAACCTTCCTTGCATTTGAATTGGAACAGATGCATGAACATGAGTTCCATCAATAGCTCCCACACAATCCTAATTACGATAAATATAAGTTACATTTATCTAATAtctttatatgtatataaaaaaaataaggaaaatgaaaGCCTTTGTAATTTTCCTTGAAATAGGAACTAAACCTGCTGCTATTTCTTATCTCCAAGGGTGTATCTTTGTCAGGCTCTCTAATCATGTGTTTGTATAATTGCAAAACTGCTCTAAGGACATGTCTAAAGTATCGGTGCATTATCTCAACTGATCTATAAAACCTCCCACCAACAACTCGAAACCTCACATCATGCCcaataatgtgtaaaaaaattaatacttgtTCTTCAATGGACATATGAATGGTCTCTTGAAGTAGATTATTCTCGCTCAAAATTTTACATAGCGCATAAAAAGCAATGGGTCTCATCCTTATATTATGGAGACAACGCGCATCACCTCTACAAAGAATATCATTCATATACGTCTCTCTTTCATACTCTTGATTGACATGAGGTTCTCTAGGCATAACTCTCCTAGATCTTAGTCCTTTCAAAATAACAACACCCACAGCAATAACAGATGTAGCTGCCCCTATTATGGCAGCAGGAAGTGATGGGTTATCCAtctatatttccaaaaaaaaaaaaaaatgatgagtataaattAAATGTGTACTTAAAGAAAGCATTCATATACACAAGTACTTAAAGAAAACAATTCATAAAAAATGACCACTTTAAGTTTGATGAGACTAAACTATAAGGTAACAACATCATCACTCCATAAGTACTAGAAACAATAACTTTTGAGTTTGTTATTAGAGGCTAAAAATTGACAAGGTAATAAATGGTGAAGGAGGGACATTTGCTCTtacttgtttttttaaaaaaaatttcacttggGTGAGAACAAGAGCACGAATGGTAGAGGAGTAGAGAATAAAGATGTTCTAGCAAACTAGTTCTGCTTTATCTAGCAAACTAATTCTGCTAATGATGTTCTACCTGAGATACTAAACAAGTATTACCTTAGTTTGACATGCCCAAGTCAGTTCACAAGAGGCATGAGGTGACAAGTTCTATTTCTGCAAGAGGCAGACTAGAAATCTTAATTTGTTCTAACTTCCAACAGTGATTTTCAGGGTCAGAATAGGTTCATCATGCATACCTTTGTTAATTGAAGTCAAGttcaaataaaatcacaaaGCCAATGTTATAAGGCTCTGGTGGCAATGCCATATAAGCTCTAGCTACTTTCTAAGATGACAATCAAGTCTTTTCTTGTGTATTATGTTAGTagagtaaaaatatatatatatatatatatcagagctaaaaataatattataaagtGTGTAGTAAAACTTAGTTCACAGATAATACAATTATAAATGTTCTACCTGAGATGCTCAATTTCCAATTGGCAAATGAGGAACTTTCTCACTACAAGAaggacaacaacaacaaaaaacaactctttaataattttaattcccCAAACATTGAGAGAGGATTCTAATATTACTAATAAAGCACTTCACAATCTACATAATTcacatcaataaaaaataaaaagcaagcTCAAAATGCTGCAGACCAagcaaaaaattttagttggtTAAAAGGTAAAGTAAATTTAGAGGTGGTTCCCTTATCCAAAGAATCATCTAAACAACTCATTGATAAAATCttgtaaaaaaatcattctctGTAGAGTGACTTCATTAGTCAAGGAGGCAGCAGAGTATGTAAAGGAAGTTAAACTAGTTAGATCAAATAATCAAAGTGATAAAGCCGTTATTGCAAATCAATTGCTCAATTTGAAAGTGATTTGCTTGTACTTCTGCATGACCCACAAAGAACTCAGAAACATAGGACCCGAAAGAACTGTCATATCCCAGGAAAGTAGTatcaaagtgataaaaaaaaggaaccaaGATTCACTCTGATGCTTCCAACTGGCCAGTTTCTCACCACTAACAAGAACCAAACATGGACTTTGACCTCCAATTATTAAGACCCATATGGCCAATGTCACATACCAGAAAGAATGCTCAATCTTCTTCTGTTTTtatcatttaataatataaaaatattatgacagTTCTTTGCCCATAAGCGTATCTACTAGATCAAAGCAAAAGTTTGCCCATAAGTTTTCAACTCAAACTACCCACACCCCACAACAAATACCGAAGCAAACTATAAAATTGGGGGTTTTGTacagaagaaagaaatattaccAATGCAAGGAAGAGTTGCTGACCGTGAGAGATAGATAGAGAGAGACCTGTGAAaagaggagagaccagagtGGGAGAGACAGTGAGAATAAGAAAGGAGAGTAAAAAAgcaaagagaaggagaaaattGAAAGCTTACCTTTAGACTGTGATACAGAGTAGGCGCTAGAAATAGTTGTTTCCCGCGGCtagagagagtaaagaaaaagataatatttataggAGAGATGTGATGGCTGAGAGAGAGATCGTtttccgaaaaaaaaaattggaaaacattcaaaatgaaaatgtctttatttttattagggttttccattgactaaagatagttttccgttgactaaattttttttgtgctaccaaacactggaaaatgtggaaaactatctatATAGATAGTTTTCCAGCGAAACAAAAAGAGCGTAAGGGAAAAaagattggaaaattttaaattctcttattttctataattttttttttttgagaaccttATTTTCTATCATTTAGTTATTACTAATTGGCCTTTTatagggaaaagaaaaataacttaaaattttccttttgagCATACTGGATCTTTTTTCCTAATTAAGTAAGATTTGGAAAGAAAGTTggtagaagaaaaataaataaaaagtaatcaGAAATAcgtaatttcttcaatttttcttcTATTGCTTTCTTTAAATAATCAAACAATTCAAAccatagaaaaatatataactttttattctGATCCTtaatttctctttgaaaagaCGATTCAGACCCCCTTTGTTGATTTTAGATGAAATCATTCAACCTTGCACATTAaccaattattatatatttattgtgaTTATCGTATAATCaccacaaattaaataaatcaccaaataaattgCAATACGCAGTAAAGTAAATAACACATGTTATTTGGTGATGAAGTGGAAAACCTTAGATGCATTCCAAGGAAAAACCATTATGAAGGTTAACCTTAATTCCAAGAAAATTTTCACCATATAGAATTAAGTTTACAATTGAGATATATTCATATCCCTAGTCTCTATCTAATAGACTACTTACAAATGTAACctcattatcttttcttttttttttgaaaaggtaaCCTCATTATCTAGTCCAAGTTGCTTGTactttataaattgaaattctccCACAAACGGTGTCCATGACTTCGAGATTCGCCTGGAAGATTTCTTATTCATTGCAATGGCACATAGATGGAGAGGTTTAAGGGTTTCTTCACCATGGTCCACAACAAATGTTATCAAGACCCCTATTCAATTGACTCTTATATACCCTTATACAGTTTAGCACAGAGGGATCTACGTTGGGCCTGAGGGGGGCCATCCCCCCTCCcccagattttgaaaaaaatatagaatagtATATATATCtaactagaaaaataaaaatttaccccaaaatatatattttggccCCCCTCCTCCAAAACATTTACATATCaacccatgaaaaaaaaaaaaaaaaaaaaagaaatctgcTCCAGCCTTTTTCCCGTTGGATATTGATCCAAGAATAACCAGAAAATCCTCTagtttaaacaaaagaaatagcCCCAAGAACAAGATTAATAACCTTTAGATAAACCAAAATTAACTACAAAATAAATCACAAATCCagtccaaacaaaaacaaaacaataaaaaattcccGACTCTAGCCATTTAATATCTCTCCCTTACTCTCGCTTCTCTCAATCTTCCTCCATTCCTCACTACCTTTGACATCAGATCCACAAACCAGTCACCAGTCACCAAGCT is a genomic window containing:
- the LOC142632994 gene encoding uncharacterized protein LOC142632994, giving the protein MIGNKALFKTLFEGKIGTVTFGGGSKSVIRGIGIMDIPSISQICDNGLNVLFTKYECEILDGGGDCKCIGVRTTDNCYGLTPSISNKCFSAKINQVDLWHQWLGHANHKQLEKISKCDAIISLPKFEKIAKCICGPCQMGKQVKSKHPSVTEVQTSRPLELLHIDLMGPVRVQSLGGKNYILVVVDDFTRYTWVVLLRDKVEAPEKMVHSCKKLQVKKGTVIARIRNDHGREFENTKLATFCYDQGTHQEFSSPKAPQQNGIVERKSRVVQEMARAMENLEKFDAKNDKGYFLGYSSTSRAYRVYNLRTKTVMESSNVVINDELCSKTHSENTPLVQEKTMKVDDPIPNDYIGKYSDEELLLLNDVVSMPSSPKPSTPVHETQQEQGERGPSSEQKDEMKKMFEMSMVGELTYFLGLQVKQMDSGIYINQAKYAKNLVKRFGLDKATHARTPMATNVKLTNDPSGESVDVTLYRSMIGCLLYLITSRPDIAFIVGKESNLFIAGFSDSDWAGNADDRKSTTGGCFYVRANLVAWISKKQNYVSLSTAEAKYIAATSCCSQLLWMKKLLSDYGITQDTMVVYCDNSSAIDISKNPVQHSKTKHIEIRYHFIRDLVEKKIMVLKYIPTER